In Sebaldella termitidis ATCC 33386, one DNA window encodes the following:
- the dpaL gene encoding diaminopropionate ammonia-lyase, which yields MEEIRWRMNTMPKSNKEESIKILGEEEIIKVKNFHQSFPQYEETPLADLKNLSKELGVGGIYVKDESYRFGLNAFKVLGGSFAMAKYLAEKLGKDISELDYNKLISDETKKQLGDITFYTATDGNHGRGVAWTANRLKQKSVVYMPKGSSQIRLDNIKAEGSDASITDMNYDDAVRLAAKNAEATNGVVVQDTAWEGYEDIPVWIMQGYGTMALEALEQLKKAGVDRPTHIFIQAGVGSLAAAVQGFFASVFKDNVPVTVVVEPDLANCYYESAVQNDGKPVNVGGDMQTIMAGLACGEPNIIGFEILKNYASAFLSCPDYVAAKGMRMLGAPMKGDKQVTSGESGAVTLGVVALLMKDERYKELREKLNLNKDSKILLFSTEGDTDPDKYKSIVWDGDVPSIDL from the coding sequence ATGGAAGAAATCAGATGGCGTATGAATACAATGCCTAAATCAAACAAAGAGGAAAGTATAAAAATATTAGGAGAGGAAGAAATAATAAAAGTAAAAAACTTCCACCAAAGCTTTCCGCAATATGAGGAAACTCCGCTTGCAGACCTGAAAAATCTGTCAAAAGAATTAGGAGTCGGGGGTATTTATGTAAAAGACGAGTCGTACAGATTTGGTCTGAATGCGTTTAAAGTGTTAGGCGGATCATTTGCAATGGCGAAATACCTGGCAGAAAAATTAGGAAAAGATATATCAGAGTTAGATTATAATAAGCTTATTTCTGATGAAACTAAAAAACAGTTGGGTGATATAACATTTTATACAGCAACAGACGGCAATCATGGTAGAGGTGTAGCTTGGACTGCCAACAGATTAAAGCAGAAATCTGTAGTATATATGCCTAAAGGGTCATCACAAATAAGACTTGATAATATAAAGGCAGAAGGTTCTGATGCTAGTATTACTGATATGAACTACGATGATGCTGTAAGACTTGCCGCTAAAAATGCTGAGGCTACTAATGGAGTAGTAGTACAGGATACTGCATGGGAAGGTTATGAAGACATACCCGTGTGGATAATGCAGGGATACGGAACAATGGCTCTTGAAGCATTAGAACAGCTTAAAAAAGCCGGTGTAGACAGACCAACTCATATCTTTATACAGGCAGGTGTAGGATCGCTTGCAGCAGCAGTACAAGGTTTCTTCGCTTCTGTATTCAAAGATAATGTACCAGTTACTGTAGTGGTTGAACCTGATCTTGCTAACTGCTATTATGAATCAGCAGTTCAAAATGACGGAAAACCTGTAAATGTAGGCGGGGATATGCAGACTATAATGGCCGGTCTTGCTTGCGGCGAACCTAACATAATAGGATTTGAAATATTGAAAAACTATGCAAGTGCATTTTTATCATGTCCTGATTATGTAGCTGCGAAAGGTATGAGAATGCTTGGAGCGCCTATGAAAGGTGATAAGCAGGTTACATCAGGTGAATCTGGTGCAGTTACATTAGGTGTAGTAGCACTGCTTATGAAAGATGAAAGATATAAAGAATTAAGAGAAAAACTGAACTTAAATAAAGATTCAAAAATATTGCTATTTAGTACAGAAGGAGATACAGATCCGGATAAATACAAATCAATAGTGTGGGATGGAGACGTACCAAGCATTGATTTATAA
- a CDS encoding contractile injection system protein, VgrG/Pvc8 family yields MNFERYEKKDLTVILNENEVKGGMIREFLMKGDINRHKTLKLRIETAEEDEGAYKELNQIKDCKIEICMDKNNGNEKTEKVIVFSGYIKRSRYISYGSRGRQFEAEAYSKSEKMDREEKYRVFQDIRMTFRQVAEELLKDYKNERINMLFSEEAEISINELTVQFGETDWEFLLRLASHKGLGILSVHGGTLTFGFVNAGIAKNEDMKYTDYEMIREDEQMIYKIYSTQIFNIGESVNIKTPEGENEFMIKSGKTELRHSVFLGEYELVHMDYKMKRIRNKNIKGCVIEGKVEKVFQRDNIAVMHVEFSKGLAKLGKSYDDYGFERYTIPYSVFYSTTNTGLFCTPEINDTVDVFFPNEEEKFVRVNWSVNNTGSGRFSDHSKRNFHINEGDFNMIIDRNEVNVLSGKSYMMKSPNITEEADKLIHRGIQSYIAVSDGIMGIEALEDLLLYGKNLVLKGKEESVVIESKEDIRLKGEKIHNN; encoded by the coding sequence ATGAATTTTGAAAGATATGAAAAAAAGGACCTGACTGTTATACTTAACGAAAATGAGGTAAAAGGAGGAATGATCAGGGAATTTCTTATGAAAGGGGATATTAACAGACATAAAACTTTGAAATTAAGAATAGAAACTGCTGAAGAAGATGAAGGAGCGTACAAAGAATTAAATCAGATAAAAGACTGTAAAATAGAAATCTGCATGGATAAAAACAATGGAAATGAAAAAACAGAAAAAGTAATAGTTTTCAGCGGATATATAAAAAGATCGCGATATATAAGCTACGGCAGCAGAGGGAGACAATTCGAAGCCGAAGCATATTCAAAAAGTGAAAAAATGGACAGAGAAGAAAAATACAGAGTATTTCAGGATATCAGAATGACATTCAGACAGGTAGCCGAGGAATTGCTGAAAGATTATAAAAATGAAAGAATAAATATGTTATTTTCAGAAGAAGCAGAAATTTCAATAAATGAACTGACAGTGCAGTTTGGTGAAACTGACTGGGAATTTTTGCTGCGTCTGGCTTCACATAAGGGACTGGGAATACTGTCTGTACACGGAGGAACTCTCACTTTTGGCTTTGTTAATGCCGGAATTGCCAAAAATGAAGATATGAAATATACAGATTATGAAATGATCAGAGAAGATGAACAGATGATTTATAAAATTTATTCAACACAGATATTTAATATCGGAGAAAGTGTAAATATAAAAACTCCCGAGGGTGAGAATGAATTTATGATAAAAAGCGGTAAAACAGAACTGAGACACTCAGTTTTTCTGGGTGAATATGAATTGGTTCACATGGATTATAAAATGAAAAGAATAAGAAATAAAAATATAAAAGGCTGTGTAATAGAAGGAAAGGTAGAAAAAGTATTTCAAAGAGACAATATAGCTGTTATGCACGTGGAATTTTCCAAGGGACTTGCAAAACTGGGCAAAAGCTATGATGATTACGGTTTTGAGAGATATACCATTCCTTATAGTGTTTTTTACAGCACTACTAATACAGGTCTGTTTTGTACACCGGAAATTAATGATACAGTCGATGTATTTTTTCCGAATGAGGAAGAAAAATTTGTGCGTGTAAACTGGAGTGTAAATAATACAGGAAGCGGCAGATTCAGTGATCATAGCAAAAGAAACTTTCATATAAATGAAGGGGATTTTAATATGATAATAGATAGAAATGAAGTAAATGTACTATCGGGAAAATCGTATATGATGAAATCTCCGAATATTACAGAAGAAGCTGACAAGTTAATACACAGAGGGATACAGAGTTATATTGCAGTGTCTGACGGTATCATGGGGATAGAGGCATTGGAGGATCTGCTTCTTTACGGGAAAAATCTCGTTCTGAAAGGAAAAGAAGAATCTGTGGTCATTGAATCTAAAGAAGACATCAGATTAAAGGGGGAAAAAATACATAATAACTGA
- the selD gene encoding selenide, water dikinase SelD: MEIKLTEYARKCGCGAKLSSKKLSEVLEKLPKVHNENLIVGTETSDDAGVYKLNDQMAIIQTVDFFTPIVDDPYTFGVIAATNALSDVYAMGGDPVTALNIVCFPNRIDLSVLGEILRGGIDKAKEAGAIIVGGHTIEDEEPKYGMAVTGIISPDKVLKNYGARVGEVLILTKPLGIGIISTAMKGGKASDHSKEAVIKSMTTLNKYSSEIVRKYNISACTDVTGFGLMGHSYEMASSSGVTIVLDKEKIPYIKEAEEYSKQGLVPGGMFNNMEYLKDKYEFIDIPEYLSNIVFDPQTSGGLLVSCSSEDAEKMLEELNKLEIKSHIIGTVAEKQEKSILFK; this comes from the coding sequence TTGGAAATAAAATTAACAGAATACGCAAGAAAATGTGGCTGCGGAGCAAAGCTTTCTTCTAAAAAGCTTTCGGAAGTGCTGGAAAAATTACCTAAAGTACACAATGAAAATTTAATTGTAGGAACAGAAACTTCTGATGACGCAGGAGTTTACAAATTAAATGATCAGATGGCAATAATCCAGACTGTAGATTTTTTTACCCCGATAGTAGATGACCCTTATACATTCGGCGTTATAGCAGCGACTAATGCTCTGAGCGATGTTTATGCAATGGGCGGAGATCCTGTAACGGCATTAAATATAGTCTGTTTTCCAAATCGTATTGACCTTTCAGTATTAGGGGAGATTTTAAGAGGAGGCATCGATAAAGCTAAAGAAGCCGGTGCTATTATAGTAGGGGGCCATACCATTGAGGACGAAGAGCCGAAATACGGCATGGCAGTAACAGGTATTATTTCTCCTGACAAAGTATTAAAAAATTATGGTGCCAGAGTTGGGGAAGTCCTCATACTGACAAAGCCGCTTGGAATAGGAATTATAAGTACGGCGATGAAAGGCGGAAAGGCATCAGACCATTCTAAAGAGGCTGTTATTAAGTCAATGACAACTCTAAATAAATATTCTTCAGAAATAGTAAGAAAATATAATATCTCAGCCTGTACAGACGTAACGGGATTCGGACTTATGGGTCACTCATATGAAATGGCGAGTTCTTCAGGTGTTACGATAGTACTGGACAAAGAAAAAATTCCATATATAAAAGAAGCGGAAGAGTATTCAAAACAGGGACTTGTACCCGGCGGTATGTTTAATAACATGGAATACCTGAAAGATAAGTATGAGTTTATTGACATTCCGGAATACTTAAGCAATATTGTATTTGACCCGCAGACATCAGGGGGACTTTTGGTATCATGCAGCAGTGAAGATGCCGAAAAGATGCTGGAAGAATTAAATAAACTCGAAATCAAATCGCACATAATAGGAACTGTAGCAGAAAAGCAGGAAAAATCAATTTTATTCAAATAG